From Rubripirellula reticaptiva, the proteins below share one genomic window:
- a CDS encoding GspE/PulE/PilB domain-containing protein — MKTLTTTYDDRPLPDPAMADLVPQSVAEELCVVPLQLLGGVLVFAGPQRLGKTDVERLAFILNRKVHCTVRSDQWYKRAWALLYPAETEPSSSDSHSVYWYWGGWHYWDGETLVVKASGWKGMEHWTGAAEFPPDHDDHDLWRWIVNCKPYHRLIDQSEMPKIRRVWRRWLSRVAT; from the coding sequence ATGAAAACGTTGACCACAACCTACGACGATCGCCCGCTACCTGATCCAGCGATGGCCGATTTAGTGCCTCAGTCCGTTGCTGAAGAACTCTGCGTAGTTCCGCTTCAACTACTTGGCGGCGTACTCGTCTTCGCCGGGCCACAACGTCTCGGCAAAACTGATGTCGAACGTCTCGCGTTCATTCTGAATCGCAAAGTTCACTGCACTGTACGGTCTGACCAATGGTACAAACGCGCTTGGGCGTTGCTGTATCCCGCCGAAACTGAACCATCATCATCTGACAGTCATTCCGTTTACTGGTACTGGGGCGGATGGCACTACTGGGACGGCGAAACACTCGTCGTGAAGGCGAGTGGATGGAAAGGCATGGAACATTGGACTGGTGCCGCCGAATTCCCGCCTGATCACGATGACCATGATCTATGGCGCTGGATCGTTAATTGCAAACCGTATCATCGTCTGATTGATCAATCAGAAATGCCAAAAATTCGGCGTGTTTGGCGCCGTTGGCTTTCCCGTGTCGCAACGTGA